The Drosophila sechellia strain sech25 chromosome 2R, ASM438219v1, whole genome shotgun sequence nucleotide sequence CACTCCGCCGCCGGGTATGTGAATGCCCACTGACCCTAGTCCACCGCTGGATACCGCTGAGCTGCCGAATCCGCCGGAGTACGGTTCCGCGTGGACCGCATCATGGCGCAGGAGCAGGAGTAGCAGGATGGGTAGTATCAGTAGCCGCAGCTGGAGCCGGAAGGGTGGTGGCATCAACGTCGTCCTGGACGGCGCGGCCATTGTGGCACATTTATGAAGCAGCGGCAACGTGCCTAATTGAAAGTGTCCCCCGTATGCCAATCCACTTTGTCAACAGCAATCACCACTGGGTAAATATTTGAGGGAGAAAGGATAAAGGATTGATGATGCGTTCGCAGGCACTTTCACTTCACTGATTTCACTGGATTAATCCTTTCGATTCGATATCGAGTTCGAGACGTTTTGGGTTGGAGGAATGTCCGCCCGCGCTCCACGGCGCACTTTTCTCTCGGGGTTTTCCTACGGCGGTACGTTTTTTTGCAGCCGTCGCGAACGCTCTTCTTGACCAAACTGAGTGGCCCGGCTGAGCAGATGTCTGTCCGTCGAGCGTTCGACAAAAGTAACGAGTATCCGAGCAGCGAGCAGCGAGAGAGTATCGGCGGCGAGTTACTCTCTTTTTCAACTCCCTACCGAAATCGTAGGTAGAATCCGGCTATGTAGGTAGAACGGCACGCACAAGTTAGGTAGCAGGAAATGCacttttcctttcctttgtcTCGGGTATCTGGTATCTGGTATCTTTCGGATACTGCACTTGGCTGTCAGCAGCTAAAGCAGCGGACCGGGAGCGGCAGCaacttcatcatcatcatcagcacaGGCGGCAGCACCAGCTCGAAGGCATCGCAGCGACCTGCTGAGCGCATCTGCAACGAGATTGGGAAAGAAGAATGTGTCGGGAAAATCATGAAAAATTATCTATAAATTCGGCAAGACATCGCAGCGGCAACCGCAGGAAATTGCCATTGACTGAGCGTTTAAATATAAACCTATGCGCTTTAcgatgtatatttattttacttaaaacttaaaatatatatggtaGATATACCCGAGGAAGTTGAGTGGCAGAAGTGGCATGAACATTCATACATATAAAACTCAACTGTCGTCTGTAACGCCATGATATATTGCCTGGCCACAAATTAGcttctcttttttattttcaatgaaaAAAAACCATCCCTCGAAACACCTGTCGGATTGAGCGGTAGCAACTACCACTAATCACCTCCAGAAAACTACAATTATCAGTTGTTTGAATAGCATATGGTATGTTTTCCCTGGGGAAAACTCCCTATCAACAAGCAAACATGGGAATTTTAAGAAAAGAGTTTTCTTTTggataaacattttattttgaatgaTTAGGCTACTCAAAACTTTCAGTGCTATGAGTTCCTACCTGATCACAATCAAGAAgtgcaataattatatgaatcTAAAAATCCTCTTACAAACTCAAAATTACATTCTTCTGTAGGCCAAAATTGATATGGAAATAAGAGTGTTCTTTGACCTCGTTTTCCATTTAAAATGACTACATTGCCCCAACCTACCACAGAACTGAGGAACTATGCTATCTGGAAGCTCATCTAGTAATTACTCGCATCTGTAATCTCTGGGCTTCCGCTGTTCGATTCCTCTGGGGAACTCACAAATCATATTTAAGAGCACTCTGGCCCAATTAAATCTCTGGTTTCTTCTAATGACCCgactcctccgccgccgcccgCCGTTCCTGCTCTCCGCTCAAGTGCCAGTcttcatatatgtacattccCCAGGCTAACACTATTCAGATTCGATCTATATTTGGCTATCTCACTATCTCTTTCGCTCGCTATCGTGGCATCTCTTTCGCCGCTGCTGGTCTGTCATGTTGTGTACTTAATTTGCAAATTGACATGTTAAGGCACTCCATCCCGCTCGCTCGCTTGCTTCTGAtgttaattgtttaaattaacATTTGGATAAATGACAGCCGCGATTGATTCCGAATGCAGGAGGCATATTCAGTTATTGGATAACTGGAGTAATCAGCGTTGGACTGTCAAAAATCGCTTTCGCCGAGATATATCTTCCTCTGTTTCACTTAACTGGCAATCAACTTAAACTCAATTGAATGTCAAACGTAATTTGAGCAAGCCTTGCTCCATACAAACGTAATGCACATTATACACACATGAAAAAGTACGAGTAGAGAACCTATCAAGACCAGGCATGGGGGCCTTTAATCAAAAATTTATCATATAGCCCCCTCTTCGCCCCTCTCCAACCGTTTTCTCACGGAACTGGAAAGCTCtggagaaaatattttttgaacgGCAGCAAAGGCATGCCTTTCCCCCATCACGGAAATTGCGGGGGTGTACGTacgtatgtgtgtatatattatatgtatgcTCAAAAGATGTAATCACTGCATTGTCACCCGGCCGAAGAATTGCTCCTCCATCCTGCAGCTCATCCTGCTCAGTCCCTGGCTATGCCACGCTCATGCCTTGAGGGAATCTCTGCCTCATAGTCGGCTCATATGAAACATAAATCAGTGAAATTCTATACATGCCACTGATTGTCTACTCTTTTGCTCGACTACTCCTCCATACTACAGCCCCCAATCCCTACGCCCCcaacccccccccccccctagCCCAACAAATTCCGAAGCAAATTCAATGCATGCCAATAACTCGTTCTTCTTGTGCCCAAGATGTGGAAGCCTAAGAATCCGGTGGAGTGGTCGCAGTAAGAAGCCTGCCTCCAAGTCGCTCCAAACTGGAAATGGCAAGTGGACTAGAGTTGGTCTAGAGTGCCGACGAATTAAGCTTAGGTAggaaaacaacaataatttgATACCAAGAAGAATCCAAAGCACTCAATATCAATTTAGTTGAGAGTTATAACAGGAAAGTGATTTGTGTTTGCAAATTAAATGGGCAACGCAATTTGGGAAATTTCCAGTTAGAAACGAGCTAAATAAACAAGTGAGGATGCCTAATGCACATAAATTCCATATTAACAAGAGTCATAAGCTAATGTTTTGTCTTGAAACAATATCAGAATGACTAAACTCTACACAATGCCTGAATTTTCGACCATTAATGCTGAGCAAATTTCACACAAGATTGAAATATAACCCCATTTTTCTCTCTCAATCACAAAATGTAAACTAATGCATACTCGCATTCGCTTTAGATATTTGtttagaaataattaaaatatgttctgaattaaatttaatttctcatTGAACACACTAATGGTGGCGGCCCATTTCAGTGATTTTATGATTATTCCATTTGTTGTGAGCCGAAATTATTTCTTTAATGCATAAGCAATGACCGTTAACACGATTTTAGAATGGCTACTTGGCATATTTAATGACATCGATGTCGTTTGCAGAAATCCCGATCCCAATAAACATTCCATCCGCACATTGTACCCGAACCAACGATTTTCCTGCCCATCACCCACACTACCTCCCACTTTCCACTCTTTTTACTGCCATTTGGCCTGACACCAGGCGATAAGATGTGTGGATGAAGCGCGGAGTGTGGAGTTTGCCAGAGAACTATTCAAATAGAGCTGGCCAGCAGCAGAGGACAAATAAACCCGAGACACATAGATAGAATGTCATCTGCCGCTCAGAAATCTCCGACTGGACTAAGAGAGTCGTCTGCAGATTAATGACGCGACCTCGCACCAACTGAAACAATAGATTTATGGTAGATGGAGGAGGCGCCCAGCTCAATCCGCCGAGTGAGCCGCCCGGAGGCTCTTGTGGATTTTCCAATAAATTACGCTTAAGTATGCACTTAATTCAAATAATGCCACTGGGAGGGAAGTCGTCTGAGggagccaccaccacccgTCGCCCCCGACCAGATGGTGGGGTTGCCCCCAAgtgatttgtttttttgtggcTTACACGAGCAGTAAGCTAGTTGGAAGCGAATCCCACTTGGGGAGGTAGTCTCTGTTTGTCCATTGCCTATGACATGTGTCAAAATCGCTCTGCTCTTGTACTCCCATCTCGAGACACAGAGATAAGCCATATCAAAGTTCTACCGACCCCCACCCATCCGAGGGATTAGGCTGAAGTCAGCGTGGCCAAAGTCAAACATGTCGGGCTGCAGATGGAGTAAATGTCGTGGGGTCTTAATCAATGGGAGCACAAAAAATCACAATGAGTACGGGGAAAACAGTTGACAAAGCAGAAACGGAGAAACAAAGTGCAAACAATCAATATATCAGATGGAGCCGGAGATGAAGACCCAGACAACGATTCGGAATGTGTGCCCACTCCCCAAAACAGGTTCACCAAAAAACATAAACTGTTCGATGGGCAGCTTTTGTGGGGCAAGCCAATTTCAAAGCCCCGACATGAGACCCTCAATTAGTGCTCAAGTATCCAACGATTATAGATCTATAAAATGCTGAACGATGAAACAAAACAGAGACGAAATGTCAAAAAATGAGCAGACCCATAATTATACTACTCGTAGACTCTAAATGATAATTATCATTAAAACAAAGAAGATACAAGAGGCGAATATCAATTACGGGCTGAGAACAGGAAATATCTGTCAAATGTAAATGGTAATTTCAAGCGTAGATAATCGAGATTGTATCTCTTGATGTGGGACCGGCGCGATATAATCGACAATTTACAGCAcatcaaaatattttcccaatttCCTTCTCAGCCTTTCTCCACGCCGATGAtctgatcatcatcatcttttcCCATTTGTGCTTTGGCATTTCCGCAGCTTCTTTTCTTCCCGCTCCCAAAGAATACCATGCTGAGGTATATGTCGCAAAGAAAGAAAGAGTTCCGTGCTTCAATGCTCAATGGTCAATGAATTGTATTACAAGCCGTGGGGCaaaagtaaaaataataataataaaatcagaGGAAAAGACCGTACAAAGCCCAGTTCCAATAGGGACTCCTCGTCGACAGTTGTCCAAGCCGGAAGTGTCGCATACTTTTACGGATACACCGGCTTAATTATGCGCATAAAATGtaagaacaacaaaaacagcatcCCCATCAAGACGATGGAGCAGCGGGCAATGTCGGGCTTGAAATGACAAAACACAAACATTAATTGCtccacattcacattcacGTTCACATTCTGATGCGGAGGCGGGGTAGGAAAATcagatggatggatggggatccaggaggaggagaaggaggaggcgTACATATGCTCTGGGGACTGACTGTCGTATTCCCCCAGGATTTGAGTGGAAAAGAAAGCGAAaggtgcactgaaagaaagcCAAGTTGaattattcaaataataatcaaacTCACATGTTTCAAAACTGATGTTTTTTATTAGTGTAGCATCCAAAGGATTAAACGTATAATTGAAATCCACAAGTTCTCTACATTATAATTATCGttgaaatattcaaattttgagTGAcacaaaaactttaaatatgCCTCGATTGATGCCAGATGTAAACCAGTTTAATTGAAGCATATAGTCCCCTTCGGGAAAAGGTAGAATATTAGTAAAACGGTGATATACCGACTCTGCAGTTAGTTTATCCAGTATTATGTCATgcttaaatcaaatattaaaCCAATATCGGGAATATAAGTTTCTTTACTGCTCTCAAAGTTTCAAAAATTTACTTACATTGAAGGGACAGGAATGATTTATGTTCGAAAATCCTTTGAAGGTGTCGAATAAGAAGCTAGCAATGGGACTGTACTTCTGATTCTTGAGGAACTTGCAACAATCCACTGTTATGTTGTACAGAAAGGGCTTGTATCCATTGAGTCGTTGGTACAGTGCTCCATTAACCTAAGTCACAACTCTAAAGTTTTTTGAAAGAGGCATTCAATTTTTGCATACCTTAACATTGGTTATTGGCAATTGtagcaatttaattttaaccGAAATATACTTGTATGTCCTGTTCACAGACTTTAGATAGCAGTATTCAAACTCGGAAAATTCCTTATCCACAGACTCACACTTTATGTTTTTAAACTCAAGCATGGCAGTTGTCTAAAATGTAAGTTTTCTCATAAATACCATTTAGTGTTGATTTAAGTGCATATCTACTTACTTTGCTGACAAATTGCATGGTTAGCCAGAAAGTAAGCAAAAGCTTTGTATACATCCTAAATCATCGGTGATCACGCTCAAACTAATTTTCAATTGCGTGGCTCTAGGCTAATACTAGTATGCTTTTATCATGTAATTCATatcaaatcaattaaaatgtatttacaaTTTGGAAATCTAATTGACTTCATTGGAACATTttttatacattaaaatacaTAGGCTTTACGACTTATTCAACATTAAAGTTAGCTGTGCACCAAATTTCTTTGAGTGTAATCAGAGCGACTCCATTCAGAGAAGCGgcttataatttattaatctATGCATAGAGCCCAACAAATACTCGTACTCGACTCGCAATGCCCCTGCCCGCCCCCAACTTTCCCCACTCTCGAGTGGTGGAAGGTGTTGGCAGCGGGTCCGTCTCCTCGTCAGACAGTCCGTCGCTATCCGCCGCCATCCGTCGCTATATAGCCTGAATATACGGACCACTACATGTCACTTTAATCTCTTGGAAGTGTCACTTTTGCAGCTCTCCAAGTGTTGCTGCCGTTGATGTTGCCTGTGCCCCGGGTTTTGTTTGGGATGCCATTCGAGTGTCCCAGCGAAAGGGGTTCGGGGGCGTTGTAAACAATGTGCTGTTATagttgaatttgaattttcattttgataAGCAACAAAAAGGCATAATCACACATCAAATTGCATGTCGGGCCAGAGAGGGGCGCTCGGgtcggtttggtttggtttggtttgtttCGGTGATGTTGGAACTGAAGGTGATTGGGAGTGTGCTGGCCAAGGCGAACCTTATGGTAATGAAGTATAGCAGCTGTTTTTGAGTTGAATTTGAATAAAGAGCGAGTGCAGGGGCTGGTGGCGGTTGCCAGTCACTGATTTACATTTGATACAGAGACCGAGACTCGGGGACTACTTGAACAATCAGATTCAATTTGTGCCACGcattcgttttcattttcgttttcttgATCACAACAAGTGATGATGACGATCAAGTGTACGGCCCCTGCAGCGGATTATGCTCTATTTGATTTAGGCTtggattttattattatacttttgGTGGCTTTATTATTACAATGGCGCCTCGAGTGCCGAAACGCAATCTTCATTTATCTCGTATTTATCTCTATCTCGACTGTGTGGGCTCATCTTCGAAATGGACAAACACAAAAGCTGGGCATTATTTAGTTTGTCGCCATGTCTCCGGTTTCAACTTGTTTTCGAGGTTACCATAATAAACAGCCCCACCTGCGCCATTCGCGCACACACATCATTTCCATGTAAAGTTATAAAATGTTTCACAAatccataaaaaaaaaccgaaaggTAAAGAATCTGAGGCGTGCGCTTAGGTCCACCCAATCCCCTGTCCAATCCCATGCCATTCCACTCTACTCCATTCCATGCCATGCCACCAGAATCCCAGGTGCAATGCGTGTTGCAGTTGAGCTCTCTGcgatgttgttgttttgtttctgCTCCGGCTTTTGTTTTCCGCATTTCGGGTCAGGTAGAGCGTCGCCCCTAAAAGCCTTCGCATTGTTCTCGCCAGGAGAAGTGAAATATGTTGCTGTGAGCATGTAGCTGCATCACCGGGATTAGGACAGGTAAGGTTGTAAATTTCACCAGCCACGGGAGTCGCCCCCGGGAGTCAAAAGGTTGACGAGTAAATGTGGAAACCCGAGTTCCAGCAAGGAATAAGGGTATACCAAAAAATTATAGCCCTCAAGTAATCTCACAAGGAGGGTAAACAAATCGTCaagaaaaatgcataaattcaCCAAATTAATAACATAACAAAACGTCATAATGACATAACCAACCAATATCATAATGAAACCATCATAATTTCCCATACCTTGTGACATAGCAACGCACTAAAATTATGGTTAAATTTGCCAAAAGTAAGGAAACCCCGGAGTTTATCTgctaataacaataaaatgccATCAATGGTTCATACTTTGCCAGgctcaataaaaacaacagcaTAAATGAAACATAACCACGAAGTACGTTCATTCCGTCATATGTCTGGCCAATAAAGCGTAAGTTTAGGCCCCCCAACCAACGCCCATGGCTGTACATAAATCAAGTTATTCTTTATTAATTCTTAGGCGAAGCATAAAGTAAATATCTTCGAGAACTGGCAGACGCagcaaaacaaacataaatttCTCTCTATTAATCTGGAGGTCATAACCCATCGAACCACCCCTCTTTTGGACACTTGCAGCGATGCcttagaaatattttaaaggtaTTTTCAAATCCAATGGTTTTTACTAAATATCCTAAACAGAACTCAGAAGAAAGCACACTCAAACTTTGATATAAAATCAAGCGCATTAAGAAGACATATTTCTCAACTTCAATTTAAAAGTCTAAATTACTATTTTCGGAAAATGCCCAAGAACATGCGACCGATATTGTTAAATGGAAATTTCTTCGGTCTGTCCCCGTGTCCTTCTGCcccagcaccaccaccccccCCTTCGTTTACACACCAAGTGACGCACACGCATCGTATCAAATTTCATGGCTGCCGCATGGGTGTGCGTGGGTATCTGTGAGTGCCTCGTCGTATCCAGGTTCGTTTCATATCTTTTGCTCTTCACTGGCGGCGTGTTGATGACAGAttttgtccgtctgtccgttcgTCGCTGTGTCGTTTCATTTTCGTTTCGTTGAAGTCATTTTTACTCATTTATTGTCACCGTTAGAGTACGTCAGAGAGTGTGTGTATATCCTTACAAGTACTCGGGAACCCTGCAGGCGGCCATCCATGGTATTGATTCCACTTCCACCtccacttccatttccattcccatacCCAATTCCCACTTCCCACTTCCCACATCCATTTCTCCCGCCACAGCGGGGCACTCAGTCAGTCAATTGACATGACTCAACAACAGGCGAATGTCCCTGCGATTCGCTCTCCGTTCGTGCTCCTCCATTTTTGTAtacttattaaatatttaaaagcttTGGCCTTTGTCTCTCCAACTGCCGGGGCCAGGCAAATACTTAATAATTTCATTCCGTTTCTTCAGTCGCACCGCAGGTTGCCTCCTGCCTCCACTTTATCAAGCTCAAtgaagctgggttcggaaaaatcgaatttttgaaatttaaaagctggaatcgtttgcccattttttgcccatgtttgcccaccaattagttttttttgcccacgtccagtttttgagatatgaattttcgaacaagttcgaaaattttcgaagatcaaaaatttcacttttttcaaaattttttttttttaatcgcaataacttcgtttgcccacgtttgcccaccctttagaagtttgaaaatttctaaaattttcgaagatcaaaaatttcacttttttcaattttttttttttaaatcgcaataaaatcgtttgcccacgtttgcccaccctttagaattttgaaaaaatttatactttagaaaatataagacattcaagtttacctcggtctactttgcccacccttcgaaattattttttttcgtttgcccactcttaaaaataaaaaatttcgattgcccacctcttaaaactaaataatttcgtttgcccatcctttaaaattagtttatttcgtttgcccaccctttaaaattagtttataatgtttgcccatcgtttaaacttagttttttcattagcccacctctttaaaatatatattttcagttaaaagcgtttgcccaccccttaaaaatggttttttcgattttccatcTATAAAACCAAATTTGTACAGATGTATGTAATAACTGTAAGTTGTGGCGccaatttacatatgtatcttaGGATCGGCGGACAGAAGCACTAATATTATTTGATTATGATgaacacatatatgtatgtatgtacataaatatatatgtatatatacaaaaaactatatatatgtatgttcatcAACACTTGcatgaaatttattaatgattaagAAAATTTGATAATTGGTCCGCCGATCCGGTGGGCTAATGAAAAAACTAAGTTTAAACGATGGGCAAAcattataaactaattttaaagggtgggcaaacgaaataaactaattttaaaggatgggcaaacgaaattatttagttttaagaggtgggcaatcgaaattttttatttttaagagtgggcaaacgaaaaaaactaatttcgaagggtgggcaaacgaaaaaaactaattttaaagggtgggcaaacgaaataaactaattttaaaggatgggcaaacgaaattatttagttttaagaggtgggcaatcgaaattttttatttttaagagtgggcaaacgaaaaaaaataatttcgaagggtgggcaaagtagaccgaggtaaacttgaatgtcttatattttctaaagtataaattttttcaaaattctaaagggtgggcaaacgtgggcaaacgatgttattgcgatttaaaaaaaaaaaaattgaaaaaagtgaaatttttgatcttcgaaaattttcgaaaatttcaaaattctaaagggtgggcaaacgtgggcaaacgaagttattgcgattaaaaaaaaaaaattttgaaaaaagtgaaatttttgatcttcgaaaattttcgaacttgttcgaaaattcatatctcaaaaactggacgtgggcaaaaaaaactaattggtgggcaaacatgggcaaaaaatgggcaaacgattccagcttttaaatttcaaaaattcgatttttccgaacccagcttctTTGAGCTACTTTATCATCATGCCAGACCGGCCATCCTGCCTTTTTGACAAACTGCACGCACAGCGGCAACTTTAAAATTGTGGtttgttgcattttaaatacaaattatacacCAAGGCTCTGACTCACCGAGCGCCAAGGAACTCGTAACTCGTAACTCGGGTGGCAGTGGAACAAGTGGGTCAGGTAAGACAATGAATGGTCATTAACCGCCCTGCTTCGAAGGGAAAACCCTGGCAGTTTTGATCCTAGTCCATGCGAGGGTTGCTCAAGAAGCGGGGATGATTTCACATTTCGGCATGGATTGGAATGTtctttttttacatttttcggGCAAGTCAAGTGAGTTGACACCTTTAAATGTCTAAAAGAAATATCTGTTGGTGCTGGCTGGTGACCCCATTTGTGGGGTGACCCCGCCATGTGGTGACACCTTAACAGTTAGCCAAGTGGCCAGACTTTTCCCTCCACGAGATGACCCCATCCTAAGTGGTAGAATATATTCTATTCATCGTGGTCGCCCCCCCGTCGAGGCCATAAAAAGTTCTCACACTTGGCTGTCAACCAACTCAAATGTTCTCATATGCG carries:
- the LOC6609340 gene encoding uncharacterized protein LOC6609340, with the protein product MYTKLLLTFWLTMQFVSKTTAMLEFKNIKCESVDKEFSEFEYCYLKSVNRTYKYISVKIKLLQLPITNVKVNGALYQRLNGYKPFLYNITVDCCKFLKNQKYSPIASFLFDTFKGFSNINHSCPFNHDIILDKLTAESVYHRFTNILPFPEGDYMLQLNWFTSGINRGIFKVFVSLKI